The window CTGCGGGGCGTACTGGAGCCGGTTCCGGGCCTGGGTAACTACGAACAACTGTTCGCCAACTCGGCTTACGCGCGGGTCTTGCTCAACACCTTCTCGGTGGCCGGGTTGGTGACGCTGTTCAGTCTGCTGCTGGGCTTTCCGCTGGCGTGGGCAATCACGCTGGTGCCTCGTGGCTGGGGCCGGTGGGTCCTCAATATTGTGCTGCTGTCGATGTGGACCAGCCTGCTGGCGCGGACCTACTCCTGGCTGGTGCTGTTGCAGGCGTCCGGTGTAATCAACAAAGCGCTGATGGCCATGGGCATCATCGATCAACCACTGGAAATGGTGCACAACCTGACCGGCGTGGTGATCGGCATGAGTTACATCATGATCCCGTTCATCGTGCTGCCGTTGCAGGCAACCATGCAGGCCATCGACCCGATGATTCTGCAGGCCGGTTCGATTTGCGGCGCCAGCCCCTGGACCAACTTCTTCCGGGTGTTCCTGCCGCTGTGCCGGCCGGGGCTGTTCTCCGGTGGCTTGATGGTGTTCGTGATGTCCCTCGGTTACTACGTGACCCCGGCGCTGCTGGGCGGCGCGCAGAACATGATGCTGCCCGAATTCATCATTCAGCAGGTGCAGTCGTTCCTCAATTGGGGACTGGCCAGCGCCGGCGCAGCCTTGCTGATCGTGATCACGCTGGTGTTGTTCTACTTCTACCTGAAGCTCCAGCCGGAATCCCCGGTTGGTGCCAGCAACGCGAGGTAAACCGTCATGCTCCTGACCCCCAATGCCATGAGCCGGCGCATGCGTTTCGGCCTGTATTTCACGACCGGTTTGATCGCGCTGTTCCTGCTGCTGCCGATCGTGTTCATCGTGCTGCTGTCCTTCGGCTCCTCCCAGTGGCTGGTGTTTCCACCGCCGGGCTGGACGCTGAAATGGTACGGCCAGTTCTTCTCCAATCCCGATTGGATGAACGCCGCCATGGCCAGCCTCAAGGTAGCGGTGCTGACCACGATCTGCGCTGTCGCCCTGGGTTTGCCAACTGCTTTTGCCTTGGTGCGCGGGCGCTTTCCGGGACGGGAAATGCTCTACGGTCTGTTCACCCTGCCGATGATCGTGCCGCTGGTGATCATCGCCGTGGCGGTGTACGCGCTGTTTCTCAAACTCGGCTACACCGGGACGATGTTCGCTTTCGTGGTCAGCCACGTCATCGTGGCGCTGCCGTTCACCATCATCTCGATCATCAACTCGCTGAAGCTGTTCGATCAGTCGATCGAGGATGCCGCGGTGATCTGCGGCGCTTCGCGACTGCAAGCGGTGTTCAAGGTGACCTTCCCGGCGATTCGCCCGGGCATGGTCGCCGGTGCGCTGTTCGCGTTCCTGGTGTCGTGGGATGAAGTGGTACTGAGCGTGATGATGGCCAGCCCGACCCTGCAAACCCTTCCCGTGAAAATGTGGACCACCTTGCGCCAGGACCTGACGCCCGTGATCGCCGTCGCCTCGACGCTGCTGATCGGCCTCTCGGTATTGGTCATGGTCATCGCCGCCGCCGTTCGCCGGCGCAATCAAATCA of the Pseudomonas frederiksbergensis genome contains:
- a CDS encoding ABC transporter permease, whose product is MKMTATASRQPTPTGSAAGATGSVTGKAAVMNQSPSLAQRWRGSSNLIPALLFLGLFFLAPLIGLLLRGVLEPVPGLGNYEQLFANSAYARVLLNTFSVAGLVTLFSLLLGFPLAWAITLVPRGWGRWVLNIVLLSMWTSLLARTYSWLVLLQASGVINKALMAMGIIDQPLEMVHNLTGVVIGMSYIMIPFIVLPLQATMQAIDPMILQAGSICGASPWTNFFRVFLPLCRPGLFSGGLMVFVMSLGYYVTPALLGGAQNMMLPEFIIQQVQSFLNWGLASAGAALLIVITLVLFYFYLKLQPESPVGASNAR
- a CDS encoding ABC transporter permease, translating into MLLTPNAMSRRMRFGLYFTTGLIALFLLLPIVFIVLLSFGSSQWLVFPPPGWTLKWYGQFFSNPDWMNAAMASLKVAVLTTICAVALGLPTAFALVRGRFPGREMLYGLFTLPMIVPLVIIAVAVYALFLKLGYTGTMFAFVVSHVIVALPFTIISIINSLKLFDQSIEDAAVICGASRLQAVFKVTFPAIRPGMVAGALFAFLVSWDEVVLSVMMASPTLQTLPVKMWTTLRQDLTPVIAVASTLLIGLSVLVMVIAAAVRRRNQISA